From the genome of Candidatus Electrothrix communis, one region includes:
- a CDS encoding CU044_2847 family protein has translation MCEIKEIKLADGTSIFVEMETVDFSPASENAVQRNLPPGAEEVNAVETVLDTMKTLKGTLSSVFNTVQDAVKDKSPDEWGVELNIGFKGKVNPIPVIVSGESSVAIKVHAHWKKKQG, from the coding sequence ATGTGTGAAATTAAAGAAATCAAACTGGCTGACGGAACAAGTATTTTTGTCGAAATGGAGACAGTTGATTTTTCACCGGCATCAGAAAATGCTGTTCAACGCAATCTGCCTCCCGGTGCCGAAGAAGTCAATGCTGTTGAGACAGTGCTGGATACCATGAAGACCTTGAAGGGCACTTTAAGCTCTGTTTTCAATACAGTGCAGGATGCAGTGAAAGATAAATCTCCCGACGAATGGGGCGTAGAACTTAACATTGGTTTTAAAGGCAAGGTCAATCCGATCCCGGTGATTGTAAGCGGTGAATCCAGCGTGGCAATTAAAGTCCACGCTCATTGGAAGAAAAAGCAAGGCTGA
- a CDS encoding LuxR C-terminal-related transcriptional regulator: MGFLTGYTNFSVNRSGVLPIVGPRTGVQFEVDRDLRPLFPYLNAEFPEAKYFADPERIQCVFEQALCTIYSKEVIAAGFHDEDSARCFADRFVEYLNEVHEKQGTLTPDYTTVEHFAPMDIYQLLPKTNCGKCGQESCFAFAALLSKGRAASCECPNFSDPIAQKAVYPIFDKHGNLSSTVELSISDQDKQTAVPKDLLTKREVEVLRLLAKGLSNPAIAATLSISQHTVKSHVAHIYDKIDVNDRAQAAVWASRHKVI; encoded by the coding sequence ATGGGATTTCTTACCGGATATACAAACTTTTCAGTCAACAGGTCTGGAGTGCTGCCCATCGTCGGCCCCAGGACAGGGGTTCAATTCGAGGTGGACCGGGATCTCCGCCCTCTTTTCCCGTATCTGAATGCCGAGTTCCCGGAGGCGAAGTACTTTGCCGACCCAGAACGTATTCAATGTGTTTTTGAGCAGGCCCTCTGCACCATATATTCCAAGGAGGTAATCGCCGCCGGTTTTCACGATGAAGACAGTGCCCGTTGCTTTGCGGATCGTTTCGTGGAGTATCTGAATGAAGTCCATGAGAAACAGGGTACCCTCACGCCGGACTACACAACCGTCGAACATTTTGCACCGATGGATATATATCAGCTCCTTCCCAAAACAAACTGCGGCAAATGCGGGCAGGAAAGCTGTTTTGCCTTTGCCGCCCTGTTGAGTAAGGGGCGGGCCGCTTCCTGCGAGTGCCCTAATTTTTCCGACCCCATAGCTCAAAAAGCCGTTTATCCGATTTTTGATAAACACGGCAATCTCTCCTCCACAGTTGAACTGAGCATTTCTGATCAGGACAAACAAACAGCTGTGCCAAAGGATCTGTTGACCAAACGGGAAGTGGAGGTTCTCCGGCTCCTGGCAAAGGGGCTGTCCAATCCTGCAATCGCAGCAACACTTTCTATCAGTCAGCACACGGTCAAAAGCCATGTGGCCCACATCTACGATAAAATCGACGTCAACGACAGGGCCCAGGCAGCGGTCTGGGCCTCCCGGCATAAGGTAATCTGA
- a CDS encoding trypsin-like peptidase domain-containing protein: MNPAWQLKSTLIGRKSKADLTVMYTWQEALVRVWDGNPYDGGIYVGTAFLIAPGYLLTAKHVVTAVKDHKQIFLVSSFGAWGGSFFKADAPILHPDDLVDIAILPVKKQVQRKFCLSFCSDRKFDLKIGDKVFLGGFSSKDGTPECPEVPISAYFGSYHLSVTHTSIAKGLSGGPVLYNNKVVAVIRAREKDGTKTYLEPLSSFRSFLEDHLDVASQIQPISIKDLDELKHLLGHIQISDEKINSVFFQTVPGSRQPDNCINQSLFFTILDFLAQKKCVKPNQAPLLCFLEYLQQDIRQQIDDEPFDKLSAWKEKIAGQLGMDLQAIRAKCRPVRNVVTSNNNTSSLLLKIEPHNLIHTDKFILTAWLYHKDTYEPLEISDHIYRKKDLDTGVTEILDKGFQMFGRELHVEAIQPLTLFDWNPARIRRNAGPIKQSLGSLCPVTVRSWDRLYHDDYISVRGRWPEKWKSCRLYCGIEELHSIHESPLSCEELFRKLDTNERLFVSLSVFPEKADYMQQLFGTMLAAGLAVLFWPLEPLGNFNALHQELKDCLSGQDNCLWPQKIYQRRRERDDWNDLLMLYDNPNCLPPDVNYPGIAPYE, from the coding sequence GTGAATCCAGCGTGGCAATTAAAGTCCACGCTCATTGGAAGAAAAAGCAAGGCTGATTTAACAGTAATGTATACTTGGCAGGAAGCCCTGGTTCGAGTCTGGGACGGCAATCCCTATGATGGTGGGATTTATGTAGGTACTGCGTTTTTAATTGCACCTGGTTATTTACTTACAGCTAAGCATGTAGTGACAGCTGTTAAAGATCATAAACAGATTTTTCTGGTCAGTTCTTTTGGTGCTTGGGGTGGCAGTTTCTTTAAAGCTGACGCTCCTATTCTGCATCCAGACGATCTGGTTGATATCGCCATTCTGCCTGTCAAGAAACAAGTCCAGAGGAAATTTTGTCTTTCATTCTGTTCGGATCGTAAATTTGACTTAAAAATTGGCGACAAAGTGTTTTTAGGAGGGTTCAGCTCGAAAGATGGTACTCCAGAATGTCCAGAGGTTCCTATCAGTGCTTATTTTGGAAGCTATCACCTTAGTGTAACACATACTTCTATCGCCAAAGGTCTTAGTGGCGGCCCGGTACTGTATAATAACAAGGTTGTCGCTGTTATCCGCGCTCGTGAGAAAGACGGCACTAAAACCTATCTGGAACCCTTAAGTTCCTTCCGAAGCTTTCTGGAGGATCACCTTGATGTCGCCAGTCAAATCCAACCAATCTCCATAAAAGATCTGGATGAACTGAAACACCTGCTGGGACATATTCAGATTTCAGATGAAAAAATTAACAGTGTTTTTTTTCAGACTGTACCCGGCTCCCGCCAGCCTGATAACTGCATAAATCAAAGCTTATTTTTCACTATTTTGGATTTCCTCGCCCAAAAGAAATGCGTTAAGCCGAATCAGGCACCCTTGTTGTGTTTTTTAGAATACTTGCAACAGGATATTCGGCAACAGATTGATGATGAACCCTTTGATAAGCTGTCGGCATGGAAAGAAAAGATTGCAGGCCAACTGGGTATGGACTTGCAGGCAATTCGGGCAAAATGCCGACCGGTCAGAAATGTCGTTACTTCTAACAATAACACTTCGTCATTATTGTTGAAGATCGAACCGCACAATTTGATCCACACAGATAAATTTATTCTCACAGCTTGGCTGTACCATAAAGACACCTACGAACCTCTGGAAATTTCAGACCATATTTACCGAAAGAAAGATTTAGATACCGGTGTAACAGAAATTTTAGATAAGGGTTTTCAGATGTTTGGCAGAGAATTGCATGTTGAAGCCATTCAACCTCTAACCCTTTTTGACTGGAATCCGGCTCGAATTAGGCGCAATGCCGGGCCGATAAAACAGTCGCTTGGATCATTATGTCCTGTCACCGTACGTTCCTGGGATCGACTATACCATGATGATTACATTTCTGTACGGGGAAGGTGGCCTGAAAAATGGAAAAGTTGCAGGTTGTATTGCGGAATCGAAGAGCTGCACAGTATCCATGAATCCCCTTTAAGTTGCGAGGAGTTATTCAGAAAACTGGACACAAACGAGAGACTCTTTGTCAGTCTCTCTGTGTTTCCTGAGAAAGCCGATTATATGCAACAACTGTTTGGCACTATGTTGGCCGCCGGACTTGCAGTTCTTTTTTGGCCTTTGGAACCTCTTGGAAACTTTAATGCCCTGCATCAAGAATTGAAAGATTGTTTGTCAGGGCAGGATAATTGTCTATGGCCTCAAAAAATATATCAAAGGCGACGTGAACGTGATGATTGGAACGATTTGCTGATGCTCTATGATAACCCCAACTGCTTGCCGCCTGACGTGAATTATCCCGGCATAGCCCCTTACGAGTGA
- a CDS encoding SAV_2336 N-terminal domain-related protein — protein sequence MINETVPKLLTALQSVCPDENADAEAVADWLWLAAHSIPSKKGPHDESSPRKSDSLDPEQVDQSDSGQQPESEATNKTSDSDHLEDTTSHSEGDPKPNQSDNLQKSSTPLYSGGQGTGTGSGLPLRVPGGRALPHSLALVRALRPLKQQIETNDSWVIDEEATVRRIADTGIWTPVLKANRQRWLELALVLDESPSMRLWHNTIKELRALLVQLGAFRDIRIWRLKTSGKDQRVDLHSGAGEAPCHFRGLVNTARPRLIVIVSDFISPAWQGEELIEWLNVWGREHPVNFIQLLPQRLWRQSRLRTARLLKVTNPASETPNSRFHVHQPALPWAEPATEKAIPFPLISLEPDLLADWAHFIVGNKKIELPAFQLQSREQTSVELPKNQSEENERLQQFRAVATPTAYKLACFLAAAPLMLPVMRLVQRVLVPESGQSHLAEFFLSGLIKRVNTDEEIIDPDKIVYDFLSDNLRNTLLESGLITDAVRVQEEISRFINEHYNDAFSFQAIIRDPKSTGDVRVSEELRPFAKVTGSVLEQLGGKYTKAAQEIRIVKAAGIVPLKPLLGSIFYLPQAPTRFTGRIPELNQLADLLLRSEEEKTVAIVGITGQGGIGKSALAFHFAKEYRDKFPDGIIAERVNGKDADTIARIFARIGGKMIAEDDVRPGVAIMQEAFAHRRMLLIFDNAETADILTLHPGGKCAVIITTRDRDLLGRIDVPKEQCVDLPVLPDQDAWNLLACSVDRSRLEDEAEAVARILELVGNLPLAVEIVGKTLQKRLRRNSSFSLTAYAEALDLERLSLPRDVHLNVRICFNQSIWLLEDDGRDDLISAFARLSVCQQNGFSLHTAMAVLETEDEYATEENMFELLDLSFLSQQDTGRFIYHPLMYEFAKEIAKERNLVAVARQNHTSYFIDLLENRKVEELVAELDDILLVAKRMAESGDDSYINFSLNLKKLLTHLSNWFQLARLYIQQAEFNILQGELHNAEETLLAAQDIVRKIEPLRGQQHTDVVRLNTLGRVYQLLGKFDHAVRVFLQSRKITEQLEDERGLAMVLNSLGGVYQRQGKFDDAMQSFRQSLKIEEELDNQRGQAMVLNSLGGVYQRQGIFDGAVQAFQQSCDISERLGDERSLAMVLNSLGGVYQRQGKFDDAMQSFRQSLKIEEELDNQRGQAMVLNSLGGVYQRQGIFDGAVQAFQQSCDISERLGDERSLAMVLNSLGGVYQRQGKFDDAVQSFRQSYAISEQLEDERSLAMVLNSLGGVYQRQGKFDDAVQSFRQGYDISERLEDEHSMSMILNSLGGIYQRQKMFDDAIQAFRQSFNIAVQMKDERCQAISLNSLGGVYQRQGKFKETVEVFWQSYEIFSLLEDKRGVAMVSNSLGEVYQRQGKLDNAVQAFQESAAIGKKIDDKRLLAMVLNSLGGIYQRQGEFDDAVRAFQESYDIGQVLGDERHLAIVTSSWGRVLLSQNKPEEALVLLEQCFAIDEKIKNRRGLGMVTPLLCHTLRRLRRTSEAAAFCRRALKITPKNNRLLVLQKSLEECLLLTGTVKFIRPSRDGDHYFGYITMDDGGNDVRFDSHFVDISGLDTGTRVAVEVNINRESVRVAQKVEIINEQPQAQ from the coding sequence GTGATAAACGAAACAGTACCAAAACTCCTTACAGCTCTCCAATCTGTCTGCCCTGATGAAAACGCAGATGCGGAGGCCGTTGCCGACTGGTTATGGCTTGCCGCCCACAGTATACCGTCCAAAAAGGGGCCGCATGATGAGTCATCGCCCCGAAAATCTGACAGTCTTGATCCTGAACAAGTCGATCAATCAGATTCCGGCCAACAGCCCGAATCTGAGGCAACGAACAAAACGAGCGATAGCGATCATCTTGAAGACACCACAAGTCACTCCGAGGGTGATCCTAAACCAAATCAATCTGACAACCTCCAGAAATCATCAACCCCGCTCTATTCCGGAGGTCAAGGAACGGGGACAGGCAGCGGCCTTCCTCTCCGTGTTCCCGGCGGACGTGCTCTGCCTCATTCACTGGCTCTTGTCCGCGCTCTGCGTCCTTTAAAACAACAGATCGAAACGAACGATTCCTGGGTTATAGATGAAGAGGCGACAGTCCGCAGGATTGCCGATACCGGTATCTGGACCCCTGTACTCAAAGCCAACAGACAGCGTTGGTTGGAACTGGCATTGGTGCTTGATGAATCGCCTTCCATGCGTTTATGGCACAATACCATTAAAGAATTACGTGCATTGCTCGTTCAACTCGGTGCATTTCGTGACATTCGCATCTGGAGGTTGAAAACATCAGGAAAAGACCAACGGGTTGATTTGCACTCAGGGGCAGGAGAAGCACCATGCCATTTTCGAGGACTCGTGAATACAGCTCGTCCTCGCTTGATAGTAATTGTTAGCGATTTTATTTCTCCTGCCTGGCAGGGGGAAGAGCTGATTGAATGGCTGAATGTTTGGGGGCGTGAACATCCTGTAAATTTTATTCAACTGCTGCCGCAAAGATTGTGGCGGCAAAGTCGTCTGCGTACCGCCCGGCTGTTGAAAGTCACCAACCCTGCTTCCGAGACACCTAATTCTCGTTTTCACGTCCATCAGCCTGCTCTGCCTTGGGCAGAACCTGCTACGGAAAAGGCAATACCCTTTCCTTTGATTTCGTTAGAGCCCGACCTTCTCGCCGATTGGGCACATTTTATTGTTGGAAACAAAAAGATCGAATTGCCTGCCTTTCAGCTGCAATCAAGAGAACAGACAAGCGTTGAGCTTCCAAAAAATCAATCAGAGGAGAATGAACGTCTGCAACAATTCCGGGCTGTAGCCACTCCAACAGCATATAAATTGGCATGTTTTCTTGCTGCCGCACCGCTCATGTTGCCTGTTATGCGTTTGGTTCAGCGTGTATTGGTTCCGGAATCTGGACAGTCGCATTTGGCAGAGTTCTTTTTAAGCGGTCTGATCAAGCGGGTGAATACTGATGAAGAAATTATCGACCCCGACAAGATAGTATATGATTTTTTATCGGATAATTTACGCAATACGCTTTTAGAATCCGGCTTGATTACTGATGCAGTACGGGTACAGGAAGAGATTTCGAGATTTATCAATGAACATTATAATGATGCATTTTCTTTTCAGGCGATAATAAGGGATCCGAAAAGTACGGGGGACGTTAGAGTATCTGAAGAGTTAAGACCATTTGCTAAAGTGACGGGGTCTGTGCTGGAACAGTTGGGAGGGAAATATACCAAAGCTGCGCAAGAAATACGTATTGTTAAAGCAGCTGGAATTGTGCCCTTAAAACCTCTTTTAGGGTCGATCTTTTATCTGCCGCAGGCCCCCACCCGCTTCACCGGAAGAATCCCAGAGCTGAATCAGCTGGCTGACCTACTGCTTCGCTCAGAAGAAGAGAAGACCGTAGCCATTGTCGGGATAACCGGTCAAGGCGGCATCGGCAAGTCCGCTTTGGCATTTCATTTTGCAAAGGAATACCGAGACAAGTTCCCTGACGGGATCATCGCTGAACGGGTGAACGGCAAGGATGCGGACACAATTGCTCGTATCTTTGCCCGGATTGGCGGGAAAATGATCGCCGAGGACGATGTCCGGCCCGGAGTGGCGATCATGCAGGAAGCTTTTGCCCATCGGCGGATGTTGCTCATCTTTGACAATGCCGAGACAGCAGACATCCTTACTCTGCATCCAGGCGGGAAATGCGCAGTGATCATTACCACCCGCGACCGTGACCTGCTAGGCCGAATTGATGTTCCCAAGGAGCAATGCGTTGATCTGCCAGTTCTGCCGGATCAGGATGCTTGGAACCTGCTGGCCTGCTCTGTTGATCGCAGTCGCCTTGAGGATGAAGCGGAGGCTGTAGCCCGTATTCTGGAGCTGGTGGGCAATCTGCCCCTAGCAGTAGAGATCGTCGGTAAAACCCTGCAAAAACGATTGCGGCGCAACTCCTCCTTTTCACTGACCGCCTATGCCGAGGCATTAGACTTGGAACGACTTAGCCTGCCCCGTGATGTCCATCTGAATGTGCGTATCTGTTTCAATCAGAGTATCTGGCTGCTTGAAGATGACGGCAGGGATGATCTAATTAGTGCCTTTGCCCGGCTTTCTGTTTGCCAGCAGAACGGTTTTTCTCTGCATACGGCGATGGCCGTTTTGGAGACAGAAGATGAATACGCTACGGAAGAAAATATGTTTGAGTTGCTTGACCTGTCTTTTCTCAGTCAGCAGGATACAGGCCGTTTTATTTATCATCCACTGATGTACGAATTCGCCAAAGAAATCGCCAAAGAACGTAACTTGGTTGCAGTGGCGAGGCAGAATCATACAAGCTATTTTATTGACCTGCTTGAGAATCGAAAGGTTGAAGAATTGGTGGCGGAGTTAGATGATATTTTGCTTGTTGCCAAACGGATGGCGGAAAGTGGAGATGATAGCTATATCAATTTTTCTTTAAATCTAAAAAAATTGCTTACCCATTTGAGCAACTGGTTTCAATTAGCCAGATTGTACATTCAACAGGCTGAATTCAATATATTGCAGGGTGAATTACACAACGCAGAAGAGACGCTTCTAGCTGCACAAGATATTGTTCGAAAAATCGAGCCACTGAGGGGACAGCAGCACACGGATGTTGTGCGACTGAATACGCTGGGTCGAGTATACCAGCTGCTCGGAAAATTTGACCACGCAGTGCGAGTTTTCCTACAGAGCCGTAAGATTACCGAACAGCTAGAGGACGAGCGAGGATTGGCGATGGTATTGAACTCTCTGGGCGGAGTCTATCAGCGGCAAGGGAAGTTCGACGACGCAATGCAGTCCTTCCGGCAGAGCCTCAAAATTGAAGAAGAGCTAGATAATCAGCGCGGTCAGGCGATGGTGCTGAATTCTCTAGGTGGGGTCTATCAGCGGCAGGGAATATTTGACGGTGCGGTGCAGGCTTTTCAGCAGAGTTGTGATATTTCCGAACGGTTGGGGGATGAGCGCAGCTTGGCAATGGTGTTGAACTCCTTGGGCGGAGTCTATCAGCGGCAGGGGAAGTTCGACGACGCAATGCAGTCCTTCCGGCAGAGCCTCAAAATTGAAGAAGAGCTAGATAATCAGCGCGGTCAGGCGATGGTGCTGAATTCTCTAGGTGGGGTCTATCAGCGGCAGGGAATATTTGACGGTGCGGTGCAGGCTTTTCAGCAGAGTTGTGATATTTCCGAACGGTTGGGGGATGAGCGCAGCTTGGCAATGGTGTTGAACTCCTTGGGCGGAGTCTATCAGCGGCAGGGGAAGTTCGACGACGCAGTGCAGTCCTTCCGGCAGAGCTATGCTATTTCCGAACAGCTTGAGGATGAACGCAGCTTGGCGATGGTGCTGAACTCGCTGGGCGGAGTCTATCAGCGGCAGGGGAAGTTCGACGACGCAGTGCAGTCCTTCCGGCAGGGCTATGATATTTCCGAACGGCTGGAGGACGAACACAGTATGTCGATGATTCTGAATTCTTTGGGCGGGATCTATCAGCGGCAGAAAATGTTTGATGATGCAATTCAAGCTTTCCGACAAAGCTTTAATATCGCTGTGCAAATGAAGGATGAGCGCTGTCAGGCAATAAGCTTAAATTCTTTGGGTGGGGTCTATCAGCGACAGGGGAAGTTTAAGGAAACGGTGGAGGTATTCTGGCAGAGTTATGAAATCTTCTCCCTGTTGGAAGATAAGCGGGGGGTGGCGATGGTCTCGAATTCCCTTGGCGAAGTGTATCAGCGGCAGGGAAAGCTTGACAATGCAGTTCAGGCATTCCAAGAAAGTGCAGCTATTGGAAAAAAGATAGACGATAAACGCCTTTTGGCAATGGTGCTGAACTCCTTAGGCGGGATCTATCAGCGACAGGGTGAGTTCGATGATGCGGTTCGAGCATTCCAGGAAAGCTATGATATCGGCCAAGTCTTGGGTGACGAACGGCATCTGGCAATAGTCACCAGCTCTTGGGGGCGTGTCCTGTTAAGTCAAAATAAACCCGAAGAAGCCCTTGTCCTCTTGGAGCAGTGCTTTGCCATTGACGAAAAGATAAAGAACCGACGCGGACTGGGCATGGTTACGCCACTGCTCTGTCATACCCTACGCCGACTCAGACGCACCAGTGAAGCCGCTGCTTTCTGCAGACGCGCCCTAAAGATCACGCCCAAAAATAACCGACTCCTCGTCCTGCAAAAAAGCTTGGAAGAATGCCTCCTGCTCACTGGCACGGTCAAGTTTATCCGTCCCTCCCGAGATGGCGATCATTATTTCGGCTACATTACCATGGATGATGGCGGTAACGATGTACGTTTTGATTCGCATTTTGTAGACATCAGCGGTTTGGACACCGGCACACGGGTTGCGGTCGAAGTAAATATAAATCGAGAGAGCGTCCGGGTCGCTCAAAAGGTGGAAATAATCAATGAACAGCCCCAGGCCCAATAA
- a CDS encoding MoxR family ATPase → MNNDKLTFQLPSTPPPPWREFKNRMNRQVRAENYQPSEREVKLINAALMLRRPLLIEGPPGVGKSSLAHAAAYKLGLDDVLQWPITSKSTRQDGLYSYDALARLQEAALLEKRTAREDDFDQNNYQEAQKKIEDIGRYISLGPLGTALLHSTSEKPCVVLIDELDKSDIDLPNDLLHLFEEGEFQIPEIARLPDSDHADKIMVCAHNSTEKLPVERDGIVRCHAFPLVIMTSNGEREFPAAFLRRCLRLKISQPTEEELRRIIHGHLNMNVPGTSNEDLSEEQQATQKLLADFLDKRGEQSRLATGQLLDAMYLFNSGIELSEEENKYLYQAVFEALSE, encoded by the coding sequence ATGAATAACGACAAATTAACTTTTCAATTACCTAGCACCCCGCCGCCGCCGTGGCGTGAATTCAAAAATCGCATGAATCGTCAAGTACGTGCGGAGAACTATCAGCCCAGCGAGCGGGAAGTTAAGTTAATCAATGCGGCCCTGATGTTACGCCGTCCTCTCTTGATTGAGGGTCCGCCGGGTGTGGGGAAATCCTCATTGGCGCATGCGGCGGCGTATAAATTGGGCTTGGACGATGTCCTTCAATGGCCCATAACTTCGAAGTCTACTCGACAGGACGGCTTATACAGTTACGACGCCTTGGCACGTCTGCAAGAAGCGGCATTGCTTGAAAAACGTACAGCACGGGAAGATGATTTCGATCAAAATAATTACCAGGAAGCACAAAAGAAGATTGAAGATATCGGGCGATATATCAGCCTCGGCCCATTAGGCACGGCATTATTACACTCCACCTCAGAGAAACCCTGTGTCGTGTTGATTGACGAACTGGATAAAAGCGATATTGATCTCCCGAACGACCTGCTTCACCTGTTTGAAGAAGGAGAGTTTCAAATCCCGGAGATAGCCCGTCTGCCGGACAGCGATCACGCTGATAAAATTATGGTCTGCGCCCATAACAGCACAGAAAAATTACCTGTTGAACGTGACGGAATAGTCCGATGTCACGCATTTCCTTTGGTGATCATGACGAGCAACGGGGAACGCGAATTTCCTGCGGCTTTTTTACGTCGCTGCTTACGTCTTAAAATATCCCAGCCAACAGAAGAAGAACTTCGACGCATCATACACGGCCATTTAAATATGAACGTTCCGGGCACAAGCAATGAAGATCTTTCTGAGGAACAGCAGGCAACACAGAAGTTGTTGGCTGACTTTCTTGATAAGAGAGGAGAACAGTCCCGGTTAGCCACAGGTCAACTCTTAGATGCCATGTATTTATTCAATTCAGGAATAGAGTTATCCGAAGAAGAAAATAAGTATCTATACCAGGCTGTTTTTGAGGCGTTATCTGAGTAA